From the Macaca nemestrina isolate mMacNem1 chromosome 7, mMacNem.hap1, whole genome shotgun sequence genome, one window contains:
- the LOC105499245 gene encoding U2 small nuclear ribonucleoprotein A', which yields MVKLTAELIEQAAQYTNAVRDRELDLRGYKIPVIENLGATLDQFDAIDFSDNEIRKLDGFPLLRRLKTLLVNNNRICRIGEGLDQALPCLTELILTNNSLVELGDLDPLASLKSLTYLSILRNPVTNKKHYRLYVIYKVPQVRVLDFQKVKLKERQEAEKMFKGKRGAQLAKDIARRSKTFNPGAGLPTDKKKGGPSPGDVEAIKNAIANASTLAEVERLKGLLQSGQIPGRERRSGPTDDGEEEMEEDTVTNGS from the exons ATGGTCAAGCTGACGGCGGAGCTGATCGAGCAGGCGGCGCAGTACACCAACGCGGTGCGCGACCGGGAGCTGGACCTCCGAG GGTATAAAATTCCTGTCATTGAAAATCTAGGTGCTACATTAGACCAGTTTGATGCTATTGATTTTTCTGACAATGAGATCAGGAAACTGGATGGTTTTCCTTTGTTGAGAAGACTGAAAACATTGTTAGTGAACAACAACAGAATATG ccGTATAGGTGAGGGACTTGATCAGGCTCTGCCCTGTCTGACAGAACTCATTCTCACCAATAATAGTCTCGTGGAACTG GGTGATCTGGACCCTCTGGCATCTCTCAAATCACTGACTTACCTAAG tATTCTAAGAAATCCGGTAACCAATAAGAAGCATTACAGATTGTATGTGATTTATAAAGTTCCGCAAGTCAGAGTACTGGATTTCCAGAAAGTGAAACTAAAA GAGCGTCAGGAAGCAGAGAAAATGTTCAAGGGCAAACGGGGTGCACAGCTTGCAAAGGATATTGCCAGGAGAAGCAAAAC TTTTAATCCAGGTGCTGGTTTGCCAACTGACAAAAAGAAAGGTGGGCCATCTCCAGGGGATGTAGAAGCAATCAAG AATGCTATAGCAAATGCTTCAACTCTGGCTGAAGTGGAGAGGCTGAAGGGGTTGCTGCAGTCTGGTCAGATCCCTGGCAGAGAACGCAGATCGG